One stretch of Jiangella gansuensis DSM 44835 DNA includes these proteins:
- the sufD gene encoding Fe-S cluster assembly protein SufD, giving the protein MSTSTANLAAATQESLPAGAAEGQHGLTEHSHGGGAPAGGHGGSAFNTVASFDVDAHIVPRGREEEWRFTPMARLRGLHEDVPLDGNDYEVSVEADPQVVVETIEVTDARAAAVRGSSGYVPVDRPSARAWADADRTLAITIPAEVVTERPTVVRLRGLGAEKAAAGHVVITAERFSQAVVVLEHEGSAAFVDNVEVVTHDGAKLTVVSLQDWADDSVHLSHHHVSVGRDAVVKHAVVSFGGDLVRTSVTLDYAAPGGDAELLGLYFADSGQHLEKRLFVDHNQPNCRSNVLYKGALQGAKAHTVWIGNVLIRPEAEGINTYELNRNLVLTDGARADSVPNLEIETGEIEGAGHASATGRFDDEQLFYLQARGIPADEARRLVVRGFFTELINKIGVPEIAERLTATVERELAIGENQPVASSSTH; this is encoded by the coding sequence ATGAGCACCAGCACGGCGAATCTGGCGGCCGCGACGCAGGAGAGCCTTCCGGCCGGCGCGGCCGAGGGCCAGCACGGCCTCACCGAGCATTCCCACGGCGGCGGGGCCCCCGCGGGCGGCCACGGCGGTAGTGCGTTCAACACCGTCGCGTCGTTCGACGTCGACGCGCACATCGTGCCGCGCGGGCGGGAAGAGGAGTGGCGCTTCACTCCGATGGCCCGGCTGCGCGGCCTGCACGAGGACGTCCCGCTGGACGGCAACGACTACGAGGTGAGTGTCGAGGCCGACCCGCAGGTCGTCGTCGAGACCATCGAGGTGACCGACGCCCGCGCCGCCGCGGTGCGCGGATCGTCCGGCTACGTGCCGGTCGACCGCCCCAGCGCGCGGGCGTGGGCCGACGCCGACCGGACGCTGGCCATCACCATCCCGGCGGAGGTCGTCACCGAGCGGCCGACCGTCGTGCGGCTGCGTGGGCTCGGCGCCGAGAAGGCTGCCGCCGGGCACGTCGTCATCACCGCGGAGCGGTTCAGCCAGGCCGTCGTCGTCCTCGAGCACGAGGGCTCGGCCGCCTTCGTGGACAACGTCGAGGTGGTCACCCACGACGGCGCGAAGCTCACCGTCGTCAGCCTGCAGGACTGGGCCGACGACTCCGTGCACCTGTCGCACCACCACGTCAGCGTGGGCCGCGACGCCGTCGTCAAGCACGCCGTCGTCAGCTTCGGCGGCGACCTCGTGCGCACGTCGGTCACGCTCGACTACGCCGCCCCGGGCGGTGACGCGGAGCTGCTGGGCCTGTACTTCGCCGACAGCGGCCAGCACCTCGAGAAGCGCCTGTTCGTCGACCACAACCAGCCCAACTGCCGCAGCAACGTGCTCTACAAGGGCGCGCTGCAGGGCGCCAAGGCGCACACGGTGTGGATCGGCAATGTGCTCATCCGGCCCGAGGCCGAGGGCATCAACACCTACGAGCTCAACCGCAACCTGGTGCTCACCGACGGCGCCCGCGCCGACTCGGTGCCGAACCTGGAGATCGAGACCGGCGAGATCGAGGGCGCGGGCCACGCCAGCGCCACCGGCCGGTTCGACGACGAGCAGCTGTTCTACCTGCAGGCCCGCGGCATCCCTGCCGACGAGGCCCGCCGCCTGGTCGTGCGCGGCTTCTTCACCGAGCTGATCAACAAGATCGGTGTTCCGGAGATCGCCGAGCGGCTGACGGCCACCGTCGAGCGCGAACTGGCCATCGGCGAGAACCAGCCGGTCGCGTCGTCGTCGACGCACTGA